Proteins encoded within one genomic window of Balaenoptera ricei isolate mBalRic1 chromosome 10, mBalRic1.hap2, whole genome shotgun sequence:
- the LOC132372505 gene encoding olfactory receptor 8S1-like gives MRNRSVVSEFVLLGLSADPQIQALLFVLFFVIYILTLMGNLMLLLVIRVDSQLHNPMYFFLGQLSFLDLCHSSVTVPKLLENLLSEKKTISVEGCMAQVFFVFATGGTESCLLAVMAYDRYVAISSPLLYGQMMNRKLCMGLVWGSWGLAFTDALINILVALNLDFCEAQNIHHFSCELPSLYPLSCSDVSASFTALLCSSLLHFFGNFLLIFFSYVCIFSTILSISSTKGRSKAFSTCSSHLTAVSFFYGSGLLRYLMPNSGSTRELIFSLQYSVITPMLNPLIYSLKNKEVKAAVRKMLRKCF, from the coding sequence ATGAGAAACCGCAGTGTTGTCTCTGAGTTCGTCCTCCTCGGGCTGTCTGCTGACCCCCAAATCCAGGCTCTGCTCTTTGTGCTGTTCTTTGTTATTTATATCCTGACCCTTATGGGGAACCTGATGCTGCTGCTGGTGATAAGGGTGGATTCCCAGCTCCACAACCCCATGTACTTTTTCCTGGGACAATTGTCCTTCCTGGATCTCTGCCACTCTTCTGTCACTGTGCCCAAGCTGTTGGAGAACCTCCTGTCTGAGAAGAAAACCATCTCAGTAGAGGGCTGCATGGCTCAGGTCTTCTTTGTGTTTGCCACTGGAGGCACTGAATCCTGCCTACTTGCTGTCATGGCCTATGACCGCTATGTTGCCATCAGTTCTCCTCTGCTGTATGGCCAGATGATGAACAGAAAGCTGTGTATGGGGCTGGTGTGGGGCTCATGGGGCTTGGCTTTTACGGATGCTCTCATCAATATCCTTGTAGCTCTCAATTTAGACTTCTGTGAGGCTCAAAATATTCACCACTTCAGCTGTGAGCTGCCCTCTCTCTACCCTTTGTCTTGTTCCGATGTGTCTGCAAGTTTTACTGCCTTGCTCTGCTCCAGCCTCCTGCATTTCTTTGGAAATTTCCTCTTgatatttttctcctatgtttgcATTTTTTCCACCATCCTGAGCATCAGCTCAACTAAAGGCAGAAGCAAGGCCTTCTCCACTTGTTCCTCCCACCTCACTGCAGTGAGCTTCTTTTATGGCTCAGGTTTACTCCGCTATCTCATGCCAAATTCAGGATCCACTCGAGAGTTAATCTTCTCCTTGCAGTATAGTGTGATCACCCCCATGCTGAATCCTCTCATCTACAGCCTGAAGAACAAGGAGGTGAAGGCAGCTGTGAGAAAAATGTTGAGAAAATGTTTCTAG